A single Entelurus aequoreus isolate RoL-2023_Sb linkage group LG11, RoL_Eaeq_v1.1, whole genome shotgun sequence DNA region contains:
- the LOC133659681 gene encoding mitochondrial chaperone BCS1-like, which yields MYTAMGAEWRPFGFPRRRRPLSSVVLEAGVAERLVDDVKEFIGNPKWYTDRGIPYRRGYLLYGPPGCGKSSFITALAGELGYSICLMSLSDRSLSDDRLNHLLSVAPQQSIILLEDVDAAFVSRDLLPTENPLAYQGMGRLTFSGLLNSLDGVASSEARIVFMTTNFIDRLDSALIRPGRVDLKQYIGHCTHWQLTQMFRRFYPDEPASEAERFAKCALSAHTTISAAQVQGHFLLHKMDPEGSISNVAKIQE from the exons ATGTACACGGCCATGGGAGCGGAGTGGAGGCCCTTTGGGTTTCCACGGCGACGCCGACCCCTCAGCTCGGTGGTGCTAGAGGCGGGTGTGGCTGAAAGACTTGTAGACGACGTGAAGGAGTTCATCGGAAACCCCAAGTGGTATACAGACCGCG GCATCCCCTACAGAAGAGGATACCTGTTGTATGGACCACCAGGATGTGGAAAAAGCAGCTTTAT CACGGCTCTGGCCGGCGAGCTGGGCTATAGTATCTGTTTGATGAGTCTGAGTGACCGCTCACTTTCCGACGACCGTCTGAACCATCTGTTGAGTGTGGCACCGCAGCAAAGTATAATCCTGTTGGAGGACGTCGACGCCGCCTTCGTCAGCAGAGACCTTCTCCCCACAGAAA ACCCGTTGGCCTACCAGGGAATGGGTAGGCTGACCTTCAGTGGCCTGCTGAACTCTCTGGATGGAGTGGCTTCCTCTGAGGCCAGAATTGTATTCATGACCACCAATTTCATTGACAG GTTAGATTCGGCTCTGATCCGACCCGGCCGCGTCGATCTGAAGCAATACATCGGACATTGTACGCACTGGCAGCTAACGCAGATGTTCAGACGCTTCTATCCGGACGAGCCCGCCTCTGAGGCAGAGCGTTTTGCAAAGTGTGCGCTGTCTGCCCACACGACCATCAGCGCCGCTCAGGTGCAAGGGCACTTTCTGTTGCACAAAATGGACCCTGAGGGATCGATAAGCAACGTTGCCAAAATACAAGAATGA
- the LOC133659680 gene encoding sterol 26-hydroxylase, mitochondrial-like — protein MWRGTWPAGLPRNGVCQDRPRRQRQRVMPRSPVTVPQVFLRWSRSASSTPGSLAASQESDKPRTVRDLPHVSLLELLYRMVVQGFYSRLHELQLYEKRLYGPIYRDGLKTVALNTPKLLEELLRNEEKFPRRGDMSFWKDYRDMKGFGYGPFTEEGESWYKLRTLLNKRMMHPKDSALYGSIINAVVADFIKRLYYVRRCSPTGDLVGNLANEFYCFSLEGISTVLFETRLGALEKEMPAGTQQFINSIAKMFSNSLAVVVTPKWSRNLLPYWGRYIDGWEGIFSFAKPLIDKKLEDIQWRLDNNEDVEGEYLTYLLSNTDMSTKDVYGSVAELLLAGVDTTSNTLTWTVHLLSKYPQVQEKLHREVCTLSKENRSPSAEEVTRMPYLRAVVKEALRMYPVVPLNARVIMEKSVAVGGYQFSKNTTFTLCHYAISHDEETFPEPFTFKPERWLRDGRERPNAFGSIPFGFGVRGCVGRRIAELEMYLVLFQIIRLFEIKPDPTVGEVKCLNRTVLVPDRPLSIYLVDRSCDNKT, from the exons ATGTGGAGGGgaacgtggcctgcgggcctgccgcggaacggggtgtgccaggaccggcctcgaagacagcgacag AGGGTGATGCCAAGGAGCCCAGTCACTGTTCCTCAAGTCTTCCTGAGGTGGTCGAGGAGCGCCTCCTCCACTCCGGGTTCCCTTGCAGCCTCGCAGGAGTCGGACAAGCCTCGGACCGTGAGGGATCTCCCACATGTCAGCCTCTTGGAGCTGCTCTATAGAATGGTGGTCCAGGGTTTCTACAGCCGCCTGCATGAGCTCCAG CTGTATGAAAAGCGACTTTACGGGCCCATATACAGAGATGGACTAAAGACCGTGGCCCTGAACACACCAAAACTGCTGGAGGAACTCCTGAGGAATGAGGAGAAGTTTCCTCGGCGAGGAGACATGTCTTTTTGGAAAGACTATCGGGACATGAAAGGATTCGGCTATGGACCGTTCACAGA GGAGGGGGAGAGTTGGTACAAGCTGAGGACCTTGTTGAACAAGCGCATGATGCATCCAAAAGACTCCGCTCTATACGGCAGCATAATCAATGCCGTGGTTGCAGACTTCATCAAGAGGCTTTATTACGTGCGCCGGTGCAGCCCGACAGGAGATCTGGTGGGGAATTTGGCCAATGAGTTTTACTGTTTTTCACTAGAAG GTATTTCCACCGTACTGTTTGAGACCCGACTCGGCGCTCTTGAGAAGGAGATGCCAGCCGGTACCCAACAGTTTATCAATTCCATCGCCAAGATGTTCTCCAACAGCTTGGCTGTGGTGGTAACGCCCAAGTGGAGCCGGAATCTACTGCCTTATTGGGGACGCTACATCGACGGATGGGAGGGCATCTTCAGCTTTG CCAAACCGCTGATCGACAAGAAGTTGGAGGACATTCAGTGGCGCCTTGACAATAATGAGGACGTGGAGGGAGAGTACTTAACCTACCTGCTGTCAAACACTGACATGAGCACCAAAGACGTGTACGGGAGCGTCGCTGAGCTTCTCTTAGCTGGAGTGGACACG ACCTCCAACACTCTCACATGGACTGTTCACCTGCTGTCCAAGTACCCTCAAGTCCAGGAGAAGCTCCATAGGGAAGTGTGCACGTTGAGCAAAGAAAATAGGAGCCCTTCTGCTGAGGAGGTGACCCGTATGCCGTATTTAAGGGCCGTCGTCAAGGAAGCACTGAG GATGTATCCAGTAGTGCCTCTGAACGCAAGGGTCATTATGGAAAAGAGTGTTGCTGTTGGTGGTTATCAGTTTTCCAAAAAT ACCACTTTCACATTGTGTCACTATGCCATCAGTCACGATGAGGAAACATTCCCAGAGCCGTTCACCTTCAAGCCCGAGAGATGGCTCCGTGACGGCCGAGAGAGGCCAAACGCCTTCGGCTCCATCCCATTCGGTTTTGGAGTGAGAGGCTGTGTTGGTCGAAGAATTGCTGAGCTGGAGATGTATTTGGTTTTATTTCAG ATAATCCGGCTGTTTGAAATCAAACCAGACCCCACAGTGGGAGAGGTGAAATGTCTCAACCGCACTGTTCTTGTACCAGACAGACCACTAAGTATATATTTGGTGGACAGATCATGTGACAATAAAACATAA